Genomic DNA from Rissa tridactyla isolate bRisTri1 chromosome 17, bRisTri1.patW.cur.20221130, whole genome shotgun sequence:
AGACTTCCAGCATGCAGAAAACACTATGGACACCCATTCAAAGGCTTTCTAATTTAACAAGTCTTCAGAGCCACCGCTTATAGCTTTTTACACCCAAGGCATTCTACATTTGTGGCTGCACAAAATTTTCCTGCTGAAGTGGAGGGAGATGGAGTCTGCTGAAGGGAGAGGTAGTTTGCACGCAGAGAACACTCACTGGCTGCTCTAAAAACTGCAGTTtatgggagaggaaggagaaccCAGCAAATCCTCCCCACAACTCCAGTCTTCTGAGTTCCTCTCCTACCTTCCTCAACATATTGTACCTCCAGACTaccctgctgctgggacactaCTATGCAGCTGAAAGGTGGGGCCCTCTGTCTTTCCCCAGTACCTACAGTCCCCTACAACCTCATAGACTTTCTAGGTGACGTTTATAACCAACACTGGAAAAAACTGTCTTCATTATGAAAAGCAAAacgtggagctgctgcagctggagccaggAAACATGGTGTCAGAAAGGGATGTGCTGTTATGGATATATGAAAGGAAGTAGACACTGAGGGAGGAACAGGGAAAGAGGCAACTGTACAGTTACCTGTGTCCACTAGATggtgcaaagcagcaggaaagctgaaATAACATCACATTTCACAGCAGTAATTGTTTGTCATAGTTATTTATACTGCAGTAGTACCAAAGTGGCCCAGAGAGACCCCCACTGTGATGGTGCTTTACAAACAAGCAGCCATAGATagtccctgctccctctctcctTTGCCATGAAGTCTAATCTGTACAGCAAATGACTAAATGGAGGAAACTGAGCTCTGGTAAAGGGAATaagcagctggaggaggcagaCTCCCAAGGGGCTGTACCCTGGACTCCATCCAGGAAACCTGAGCAATTAATttggcagggggagggcaggaaCTGAAAGGCACTTACTGGATTTGGGAGGCCAGGAGTCTCTACACTCATTTGTTGCTCTGCTTGCTGGTGATTTCCCCCGGATCTAGGGTGCAAAGCCAAAAGAGTGAGAATGAAGTATCACTTCCCAGTTGGAGCTCTCATTGCTGCCTAGCTTTGGGTTTTGTGTGAGGGGCAGAGTTAAGAGCCAAGTGCTCTAGGAAGCCTTTACccttctctcttgcctcttctgTGTTTCCATGTGGTACAGCCGTTCCATTAGGCTGGAGATGCCCTGCTCCAGGCTGTCAATGGTGTGGTGCTGTGGATCGTGGCCACTGAAACTGTTCCTGAGGCTGCGAAGGGCATCACGAACCAGCTGCAAGTCATTTGTCTGCCCAAGAGACCACAAGTCAGTCAGAGTAACTCCAGGCTGCTTTCTTCTCATCTAAAGCCACAGGTCTTAGAAAGGGGAAATACCTCTTAACAAGATAATAGCTTCCAGGGTACCTGGAGCCCTCATCTGCATCTGGCTGGGAAAATACCCCTTTAGATGCACTCACCCCTCGGTGGGTTGTGGGAGCAgctccttttcctgctgtctggAGGAAGCCATTGCTCTGAGCACTATGACCACTGTAAGCCATCACCTGTTCAGGGGAAGATGTGTGTGCCACTAGGAACGTAAGGTTTAGAACCTGCCCAAAGACCCCAATTTGTGAACTTCAAAACGATGAGGGCATGAAGACTTTCCACATCAGTGATATAACTGCCATCTTCTACAAGGTAGATACACTCACTAAGGGGTGTGCAGGCAGACCTATAGGTCAGAGCACAAACGTGATTCCTCACAtacagatggagaaaaaggcagagacAGGAAGGGGCTTGCTGCTATGTCACAGAGGGCTCTCTCCAAGCTCTAGTGAGTACAGTCAGTGTTCCAAGTGGCACTGTGCAGGGACAGATATTGGGGCTGGCACTCTTTCCACCAAGATAGCTCCAGGTGGCTCAATACCAGGGTCAATAGGAAAAGGAGGTAATAAGAAGCTAAGCCCTGGTCTAACCATTAACCAGCATCAGAGCTGAAGCTAGAAGCCAAGTGTCTCTGGCTTCCACTCACCCCTGTTTCATCCCTTAGGATTTTGACACAAGAGGCTAAGCCAGAGTGCTCGCTGCTGGGAGCTTTGATAAGTTGGATGCTTTGTGGGGTCTGGCTGCCTTGGTTAGGGCACTGACATCGAGATTGCAGAGCCAGGCTTTTCTGGGACGAAGTGGATGATTTCTGGAGATAGGTAGCTGGAGTGTGCTGGACAGAAACATCACTCCAACAGTTTGATGTTTAGATCAAGGCTTCCCATACCTCTTCAGCTTCTCTCTTCATGCAGTGAGCTAACAGGGCCTCTTTGTGCTCCAGCTCCCGTTCCAAATCCACCTGTGAGGGGAGTAGAAGAGTCAGCCCAAGGTAAATGCCAGGGCATCAGTGCCGCCCACCTGCTCCATACCTGTTGGTAGCTGGCCTCAGAAAGCTGCCTAAGCATTTCATCCAGCTTGGTCTGATGCTGCTGTAAATGCCGATGCTTCTGGCCCAGTTCTTTCTGCAACACAGTAATTAAGAGAATCAACAGGACACTAAGGCTCACAGATCATCTCCCCATGGCAGGGAAAGTTATGTTGTCTGCCAGGATCAGTTTCCTCTACAGGCTGAATTACACAATGTGCATACTTCTAGCTAGATGTTAGAACTGAgcatcaaagcttttttttttttaataaaaaaggattAGTCAGGTTGTTTTTGCCTGGAGTCCCCTTGCCCAGCAAAGATCCAATACTGAGGCCAGACAACTGTCTCAGAGAAAACGGATTCCTGAGGGATCAGTAGACAATCAGGTGACCCAGCCTAACCTGATGGGCTGCTGCACAAGTGTTAGATACTCAGAAAGCCATCACTGAAAAGCCATGACAATAACAGATCTACTATAAAAAGCTGTGGGCAGAACACAAAGAACATCTCATCCCTACATCTCCTTACAAACATCCATGGCTATTGCAACTATTGCAAATTCCACAGTGCCATTCCCAGAGGTGACTGACTGAGTGTCAGGGAGACAGCAGTCACATTCACAAAACTGAAGAACCACCAGATGCTGCCCCCGGCAAAGCCTCCAGTGAAGAGAGGTTCCATTACTTTGTATTCTGCCAGTAGCCGGTTTCTCTCTTCAACCTTCCTCTGAAGGTCAACCTGCCGAAACAACACACAGGTGTCAGGTAGGTATTCCTGGAGAGTTAGTGTCAACCCCTTGTGCTAGTGGGTGACCTGAGACCAAATATCTGCAGAGTTCAGGGAGCTGGTGTCTAAGGATGGCAGGACAGTtctttccttgcccttctctcTCCAGGGAGATACTGTACACAGCAGCTCTACCCGTCAAAAGGCCACTTACTAACCCAGGGAGCACAATGAGGAAGGAAGAATGCAACTATACTGAAAACATCATGGGAAGCCCCTCCCTGTTTCAGCTGAAGGTCTTGGGAGGACAGAAACTGGGAGGGAAGAACAAGAAACTCCAGTGAGTCTCACAGGTGGCTAGTAGACTGTGTGCAGTTTTTACTGTGCAGAGACCTTTGACTGGTCATTCACTATGACCCCAAGAACTATGCTGCAACCACCAACTCCGCCCTGTGGCTGCTGGAGCCCTCAGGGCTACCAACCTCCTTCTAAAATAATCTAACCCTCAGCAGCACAGTAACTCACGTTCTGGTTGTGCAATTCCTCCTTGTCCATGTTTGCTCTCAGAAGTTCCTGCTTTAGCTGAAGAACTGAAGCATCCTGTTGAATCAGCCTTTGCTGTAAAGCATCCTAGGAAAAGATGTTATCTGTAGGAAGGTGCAAGACAGAGGCGGAGACCCTTCCCTAGGAAGTGAGTGACCTAGACCAGGGGCCATAACACAGTGGGGCCACTCACAGGGCTGAAGTGTTCCCAAGGGCCTAAGGCAGCAGAAGGTATATAGACGTCTGCCCAGTGGGCTCTCAGTCCTTCTGTCCTTCTCTTACCCAAAAGTGATTTCCCTGCCAACATTCTAGCCATCTGGGACAGAGGGATTTCTGTGAACTTCCTGCTCCAGAAGTGGCCTGACAATTTGCTCTTATGGAAGAGAATAGCACTGTCTTTGGAGGGTCTTTTCAGGGGCCTATGGCTAGTGTCTCCAGTCATGCATCTGCAGCATCCAGAGGGCAGAAAGAGGCCAACATCAGCCAAGGACCCAAGGAAACTTAGCTCTCAGTGTGACCTAGTTGTGCAATGAAATtctctttgaagaggccaaagtcggAACTAATTCTGCACCTTTCACTCAGTGTTACCCAGAAGCCGAAAGCGCTACTGTGGACAGCTACTGCTGTTTGCTTCCTTCACAGGAGCCTGACAGGCAGCTCTAAAAATACCTCTGCTCAGGAGCAAATTATTAGTGTTCAGAACTCCAGAGGAAGAAATTGAGCATACAGGAGTCAAAATTGTGAAAAATGCTACAGCTGAATAGGACAAAGATACCTCtgtgctcttcttcctccctctcaagAATGAGTTCACTGGGCGTGCCCCTGCTGTGCATACCCCAAGACAGaagtcggggcgggggggaagggggcggttGGGAAAAGAGCCATGGGACCCAAGCAGGCATCCTATGCCTTGTAATTTGTTTAGGGGAAACAGACAAAAGAGGGGCCATTTGACCACAATCCTACAGACAGAAACAGAACCCAGGAGACCTAACTCCTTGTGCTTGCCTTAACTGCAGTCTCTCCCCAGAGCCAGAAACAGACCATAGAATCTCCCACCTACAAGTCCCCTAGAACAACTCCCTGCACAATCTGAGATTCCTCAGAGGTATATGGTTGCTGTTGACTATACTCAGGGGCTGCAGCAGATTCTAAAGCTTTACTGTTTATATTTGATGAAGTGCCTCTTTCCTCACCTTTATTCCCTGTAGGTTTCGAGCTTCTTGTTTGTATTTCAATAGCTCCTTCTGTAAATGCAACACAATTTGATTAAATGGTATCTTGTTACCCCTTCAGAATCAACCAAAGTCAGTGTTCTCGGTCCGCCAGACACCTGCTTCACAGACGCCTGTGAAAGCACATCCCACCTTACCCACAGATCAAAGAGCATGTCAGGCTCTGAGCTATTTTAATGAGTTACAAACATGACAAAACAGTTAAGCAGCTCCCTAAGGCTCTGCTATTAAAGCCATGAGAGAAAAAGATTGCCTAGTCCCCCAAATCTGTCCTTCCAGGCAATGTCAAATACTTCTCTCCCAGCGTCAGAACTGGTTCTGGAGACAGCATCATTAGAAAGCTGAACTAAGGCAGGCTTGACAGGGCGGTTCTTCTTAGCTGCATTTGTTTCCTACTTGAAAGACTGTTTATATTCAGACATCACTAGAAACTTAACAGCTGTCCTGGATAAGGTTTTGAGAAGCTAGTACAACCTGGATCTCTCCAGCTTCAAGagcatgcaggggaaaaaaaaaaaaaaatgtatttcagggcTCATTTAAATTCCAGTAACATTCCCACTCCCCCAGTCAAGTAGGACAGAGGTCTGCAAAGATCTCTTGACCCAAAATCTCTTTCCCCTTCATCTGTCCCTCCACTAACCTTTAGGTCTTGATTTTCTTCCACACTCTGGTCCAGGCGACTTCGGATTATGATCTGAATGTTAAATACCATGGTTATTATTGTGCAAGACACCTGCCTGTGGCAAAATAGTGCCAAAGTGCAGCTTTATCAGAGAAATGAAGGTACAGCAATGTGCTCACCAGCTGCTCTTCGGGGCAGGCTCCATGTTCACAAAGTTCAAAGGACCCTTCCTGCTCATCCTCAGGTAAAGATCCATTGAGCAACAAAGCCTGggaagatgaagggaaaaaaaaaaatctcctcttcagggctttcaaaggaaaacagtctAGATGCAGCTCTGGCTAACAGTCATTCATATCAACAGTCTCTAAACAGTTTCATTTTCCGTTTCTGCTGACTTATTCCCCTCAAAAATAAGTAGAATTTTTCAGGAATGAACAAGAAGATTTGTCTCCTGAAAAAGCTCTCCCAGAGATATCTGTCAGCCAATACTCTTCCCCACAGAAAGGCACCAAACAAGGACAACAACTCAGATTTTCAGGGAGTGAAGTCTGTCACAGGTTTCAGTCCAAGGGTAGTCTTCACTAAATAACAAATTTGATGTCTGAAGCGGAGACTGAACCACGTTTACATTGTAAGGCTTCTCTTCTGGAATGAGACTAAAGCATCGCTTGCTGAAAGAGGTCATTCTCCTAACCACACATCTACAAAAGACTTTAGAAATAGTATGTTCAGGGAAGCCTAATTCTGTTCTACACTGCACAAGATCAAGACACATTCAGAACTGTTGTCCAAGTGAGTGCTTACCCACACAGAGAGTGAAAATCTTAAGCTATGTCTGTGCTTGAGGAAGGCTATTAGAAGCACAGTATTAACTCTTTCAGCAGCTCCAAGGTAGCCTAGATGTCTGCAGGAAGATGCCAGAATTCCCACAGTAGATTGAATCCAGCCTGAAGGAAGTGTGCACTGTAGGAAATGTGGCTAGCAGGACCAGGCCAGGTGTATACCATGCTGGTTTTCTCTAGCTGGTGTTTTTTTACATTGACCTTTCTGTGTCTATTTCCAGGACTCAGGCCACTTGGTATGTGCCAGGATGTTGTATACAACTGGATGCATTGGAAAGAGTCATGCCTCTTTCTTTCAGTTagctatttcatttctatttaaacTCCATGGCTAAAAACAAAATATCCCATTTGCAGCAATACTTCAATTCAGCCGCAAAAGATTTCAAGGCTGACAGGTCAGGTTCTGCCTGCTGAAAGAATCTTCCAGCAAAGAGCAGCAACTGCTGCCAAATAGCAATCTGTATTCAGTTAATgcaaaagctctttggaaaactgttttctgagTACATCCCAAAGTCCTCCCAGCAGGACACTCAAGCAGGAATCACACTGGAACATAAAAAACTGCCATGGTTTTAGCCCCTTATGGGGTATACATACATCAGGTCCCTGATATTTCAATCAAACTCTCATGAACTGGAAGCTCTTAAGTATTGAGCAAGAGGGGGAAAATCAATTAATCAAATCCAATTTCTTGGCTAGCAACATCAGCTGCCTCTTCCTACTTCCAGGGAAAGAGGGGGCAGCAATGCCAGCTGCTCACCCTCGCTCCTGAAACACAGGGCCCAGGGTTGGAGGAACAGAAGATGCCAGTTCCTCCAGTGCTGTCTCTCCCTGCTCCTACTGGGCACATAATGAAACTGGATTTTACCAGTGaaccaagaattttttttttttttttgagtcttttgtttcctgtccATTGTCCAAAGGGTAAGTGCCTGCCCCCGCCCACACTCCACCCTCTGCTCTGGCTGTCTATGCTTCTCACACAATCTCCGCTTTGTTTACCGACACATAAATATTTAC
This window encodes:
- the DIXDC1 gene encoding dixin isoform X5, producing the protein MGGKQVKCLTSPSPIHSAKSESTVAPSEEKERLVIIHTEETETKTEETESHFQPEWQAGNPVSYLENSWEEQLLEQQDHLEKEMEEAKKMISGLQALLLNGSLPEDEQEGSFELCEHGACPEEQLIIIRSRLDQSVEENQDLKKELLKYKQEARNLQGIKDALQQRLIQQDASVLQLKQELLRANMDKEELHNQNVDLQRKVEERNRLLAEYKKELGQKHRHLQQHQTKLDEMLRQLSEASYQQVDLERELEHKEALLAHCMKREAEEVMAYSGHSAQSNGFLQTAGKGAAPTTHRGTNDLQLVRDALRSLRNSFSGHDPQHHTIDSLEQGISSLMERLYHMETQKRQERRIRGKSPASRATNECRDSWPPKSKLPHSHSTPVMSTSACTKVLYFTDRSLTPFMVNIPKRLGEVTLKDFKVAIDREGTHRYHFKALDPEFGTVKEEIFHDDDIIPGWEGKIVAWVEEDHGEN